CCTGTAGTTGGAGACGCAAAAGAAACTCTCAACAGCCTCCTGGAATACAGCTACAAATTAGATACCGCAGACTGGCTGAAGGATGTACAGACAAGGCGTAAAAATTATCTTAAAAAACTTTTTGCTAAAAAAGCATCTCTGAACCCAAAACTTCTTATAAACAAAATATCAAGTTTCATGGAAAATGGAAGCATATGGGTTGCAGATGTAGGGGTTAACCAAATATGGGCCGCGCACAGCTTTATAGCAGGCAAAAACAAAAAATTCCTAACTTCCGGAGGTTTGGGAACAATGGGATACAGTCTTCCCTCTTCAATAGGTGCAAAGCTGGCAGCTCCCAGGAAAAAAGTTGTAGCTTCAATGGGAGACGGCGGATTTCAAATGCTTATGAGCGATCTTGCAACTGCAAAAGAATATAGTGCGGGCGTAAAATTTATTATATTTAACAACAAGAAGCTGGGGATGGTAAGAGAGCTGCAAAAAAACGCATACAACGAGAACTCTTTTTTTGGAATTGACCTTGGCTTTAATCCAAATTTTATGAAACTAGCGGATGCTTATGGAATCAAAGGAATGAAAATAGCAGACGACAGCGAAGCAGATCATGCAATACAGGAAATATTTAAAGATAATGAACCATTTATTTTAGAATGTATAGTTGATCCTGACATACCTTCAGTTCCGCACATGGGAGGCGAAAACTATGAATAATGAAAAAGTTATTTTATCAATCCTCGTAGAAAACTATTCCGGAACTCTCAGTAAAGTAGCAGGTCTTTTCACCAGAAGAGGCTACAATATTGACAGCCTGAACGTAGCTGAAACTCAGGATTCCGGCATTTCAAGAATTACAGTTGCCGTTACCGGTGACAGCTATATTATAGAGCAAATCACAAAGCAGCTTCACAAGCTCATAAATGTAATCAAAATAACCAATTTGTCAAAAGAGGATTCCGTACAAAGGGAACTGATGATGGTAAAAGTTAATTCAGGGACAAAGCGTGGGGAAATCATACAGATTGTTGATATATTCAGAGCCAGCATAATTGATGTGAGCAAAAAAACAATGATTATATCAATATCCGGTGATGAGGAAAAGAACAATGCCTTCTTTGAACTGCTGAAGCCATATGGAATTCTTGAAATGACAAGGACGGGTCCCACAGCTTTAGAAAGAGGATAATTAGAATCCAAGCATTTTCTAACTGGTTAATTTTTTCTGCCTCCTGACATTAAAATATGCTCCTCTTGCAATGTATAGTTTTTGTTATTAAAACCGTCCATTACATGAGGAGCATATCAAAGCTATCTCTTATTTTTAGCTATTTATACAATGCCATGAATCTACGCAGCATTTCTGCCATTTCAGCTCTTGTTGTACCTTCCATCGGAGCAAGAAGCGCGTCCTCTCTTCCTTTTATTATGCCATTACCGACTGCCCATTGTATTGCAGATACAGCATATTCAGAAATTGCACTGCTGTCTGAATATTTAGATAAATCTGCGCTTATTCCTATACTATATTTTTTATACATAGCATATCTGTAAAGCATGGATGCAAACTGCTCACGTGTTATTCCTTCATTCGGGCCGAACCTTATTTCATTTATACCGTTTACAATTTTGCTTTCATGAGCCCACGCCACTGCATCAGTATAATATTCCCCTTTTTCAATATCAATGAAAGAAGAATTGCCGACAGCAGGTTTACCTTCCATCCTGTAAAGTACCGTTGCAAGCATCCCTCTTGAAACTGGCATGCCGGGTCCAAACATGTTAGTCTCCGTACCTATCATCAGACCGTTTTCCACGACAAATTTAATTGCTTCATAATACCAGTCTGTTTCCATTACGTCTTTAAAAGGATTTATATATTCCACAGGATATTCCTGATCTTTATCTTTTGCTTTGTCCTGCGAACCGTTACCGCTGTCTTCACCTTCTCCGGAATTATCATTTGTATATACCGCATCAAAGGAGGCACCTTGTTGGCTAAAATCAAATGACGCTATATATATGCTTTCACCTTCTATGGACAATTCTCCGGCACCTGAATCGTAAAGCTGTTTTGAAGCAATTATCTTTTCGTCCGCATCTTTTAATTTTACAATAATATTTCCTCCTGATATTTTTTTAAAGGAATTATTTAATGCTTCAACATAAATGCGGGTATGGCCGTTCTCTGAGTTCATCATGCTTGTCAGAGAAACTTTTTCCGTATTTTTTTCTATCAGGCTTCTTATTGTAACATAATCATAATTGTTTGTTGCATCTGCATCCTCGATAATTTTTCCGTCTTCCTCCAGTACTGCATCAAAAAATATTCTTACACCTTCATCCGGTATTTCTCCGTCTTTCAATATGCCCATAAGCGAATCTTCATCTAGCATAATATTTTTTTTCAGCAATCCGCCGTTAATTATATCAAAGCTCTCTGAATCGGAGATTGTCAAGGAAGCAATAGGCATACGGCTAAAATCAGGTGTATCATATGCATTAAGCTTTATTACATGTCTTCCCTCGGTCAGCTCAGAAAATGTATCGTTATGCAGAAATACGCTTAATAAACGCTCTCTTTCAAATTCCTTTTCTATATCTATTCCATATATTTCTACATCTGGGACATCCATTTTAATGGTGCCCGATATTATGTCCGAAGTTGACGAGTATTCTGCTTTTATCGTATAGTCCGGATTTTCAATGGTCTCCGGAACTGAATAAATAAAATTGATATCCTTGTATTCGCCTGGCATAATATAATTGTACTCTCTGGATTCGTAAACATCTCCTCCAAGATTTATACTTATGCCTTCCACCGGCTCTATTCCCCTGTTATAGAGCCTGAACATAATAGGCATTTTCGTACCGGGCAGAATCTCTTTATTAGAATAATATATTTCATTAACAGTCAATTTGTTACTATATGCAGCAGATGCATATGCCAGCTTGCTGCTTTCATTTTTAGTACCGTAATCTGTTATTTGAAGTGTGAAGTTTATTTTTCCGCTACTATCTACATATGAATCGAAAAAATCAACTATGTTACTTTTATCAAGCTCCAAAAGTTTAACTTCAGGAGATATTGTTATGCTTCCTTCATCATCCTCAATGAATTTCCTTCCCCACAACGAATAATTATATTCTTCCGAATCAAAGTCAGGCTGCACCCATACAACAGATAAATCCTCTAACCTTTCGGCACCATCAGTAAATTTAAAGCTACTGTAATCTGCAGTATCGGAAGCTTCAATCTCACTTTCAAATTGCACGTATGCTCTTCCTTTTCCGTCAACAGAAGCCATTCTTATAGTACTTCGTTCTTCAGGCTCATCGGCATGTCTTGGATTCCATCCCACAATAAATCGTTCCTTACCATCGGGGAATATTGCGGATGTAATACGAGGACTTTCATCTCTGTGATCATTGTTTGTGATTCTGATATTATTTACAATATTTCCGGTCTCGTCAATTACAGCACAATAAATTTCAGTATTTTCTGTTTCTTTGATTTTAACTTCATATGTAATTGCTGAGATGCCATCGGACAGCATCTTTGCACTAATGCCTACCACATTGTCAACACTTCCGTCAAAAAGACATTTTTCTTCACTCCAATTACTTCCGTCAAATATGCGATACATAATATTATTTCTGCCGTCAAAATCTAGCGGATTGCTAATATCTCCGGCATACAGGCTTCTCCAAGCAACTATTGCGTTAACTCCGTTTGAAGCCACTGCAGGAGACATATCTGGTACAGAATTATTTGTGAGGCGAGTTGTAGTAAAACCAGAGCCGTCATATATTGCACCCATAATTTCAGTTCCTGCCATCATTTCTTGAATATCTGAAGCTGAAGCCTCACTACCTTCACTATACACCTCGTCATTGATAACACGAGTCCATGCAGCTGCCGCTCCGTCCGCTGTCCCGTCAACATCCGCATCCGTATCCGCATAACCGGAACTATCTATCTCATCACCTTCTGGAAACAATCCTCCTGATTTTTTAGAAAAACACACTGACATATCTTTTATATCCTCACTATTCATATCAGATATATATACCATCAGCTCTCCGTCAGACGTAACAACAGGATTTGAATATGGGTAAGCATTAGTCTGCATAGCTGTTATATCCTCTGCAGAAACCCCCCTTGCCATTGTATTTTGTACATTCCACTGTCTGTCATTTTTCAAATATCCTCTTCCTTCAAAAGTAGCACTTTCATCTTGGGATGGTGTTGACGCAAGTGAAGGCACATCACTGCTTCTAAAGAGCTTATTTAATCCTGCAGAAGAGTAGGAGGAATTGTATATCCTGTTTATATTGTTATAATCATTGTATGTCCATGTCTTGTTTACTTCACCTATTTCAAAAGAACCGTCGATAGTAGCAATAATCAGCTTTATTTCATATTCTATTCCAACTTCACCTTTAACGGTTATCCTTTGTCCGTTGCTGTTCTTTTTTTCACTATTCAGCCATAAATACCGCTGATCAAGCTCTGTCTTGCCATAAGGTCCGGCTTTTAGGCTTACAACATCATAATCCCTGCCTATACCGCCGAATCCTCTGATATAAATAGAAGGCTGAAGCTCAGTAATATATATTCTGTCTGATCTGTCTTCACTCAATATTGTCTTTAAACCTACCATGCCCTCTCCTCCGGCTAAAAACTCTGCCGTCACAGGAACTAATCCTATCCAAGTGTTATAAACATGCTTATAATGATATGCTCCGCCTATATGAATGAATGACTTCAATATGACGATTTTCCATTCATGGTCATCAATATCGTAAATTATCTCACAGTCCAGGTATGCGCCGCCGCCGTACATTTTTTTGTTAGAGCCGTAACCTCCTTTGTATATCTCCATAAAAATTTTGCTGTCCCACATATGATTGTTCCAAAAATCGCTGTAAGCAGGCATATAGTTGTACTGAAGTGATGCTCCTTCATCTTTACTGTACACGCCTGACTTAACGTATTTGCTCAGATCTCCTACAGAAATCTTTATGACTCCTCTTAATACAAGAGGATTATCCGTAGGCATGATTTCAAGTCTGGCAGTTTTGGATTCCGTAGAATATTCACTTAAAAAATCCAGGTTTACCCCAATATATGAGCTTTTTCCGCCTGACCCAAGCAATGATGGTCCTTTAGTAGAATTGATAACTTCGCTGCTAATTTCCTTAAGTTCTCCTGCTTCCAGTGTATCCAGCCCGACAATGCCACTGAACTGATTTACCTTGTAGTTTGTGGGAAGGTTTATAATATCCAGCCCGCTTTTACTCTTTACGGTAATTTGCATGCCGAGGATTCCTTCTTCACCCTTTTCCAAATTAGTAGCATACTGCTGCAAATCAAACTCGCTTTTTATTAATACAGTATCAGAAAATTCATGTGACTCAACTTCGGTATTCGTTAAATACTTCTTACCGTTATCCGTTTTATCTTCAAATTTCACCTCATAGCTGCTGTCAAAATCTCCCTTGTACATAATTTCCGTATTTAAGGAGATTTCCTTTAGCTCATCCTCTATTATTACATTATTGGGAACTACCTGTTCATTTCCTTCTATCACAACTCTTTGGCTTAATATATTAAATCCGTTTTCAATTCTTGAATCATAATTGTTTCTTAATAAAACAATGTCACCGAATATAACACCGTTATATTTATAAGAGTATGCTCTTTCGCTGCCTATCTTCATAAATACAGGACTGCAAGAACCTTCGGGAATATTAATTTCGAATACATATTCTATCTTGTCATCTGGAGTAATCGGATCTGTTTCAATTTCGTTAATAAATTCCGACGGATCTAAATTTAATGTACAAATGGAGTCAGGAGCATTTACAAGCTGTTCCTCTCTTCCGTCTTTTCCGTTAATTTTGGCATTGGGACAATATATGCCATTCCTGTATACACCTCCCTTGATTAATATATCTCCGCTGTATCCGTCATCTTTATTATAATTTGAAACATACACATTAAACATAACTACACGCTCAGAACGATTAAACATAATATTGTTCTGTACGTAGAGGCCGTTATAATTTGATTCTTCCTGCTTTGCCTTAAGAACATCACCTCTAAGTATGTATTTGTCGTACAATTCGCTTTGCTCAGGACTAAACTCTACATCACCCTTAATTCCGCTTTCTTCATAAATAGCAATTCTTCCGCTGCTATCGGTATAAGCCGTTTTAAGGTATCCTTCCCCATTTCTGTAGGACACCTGACTTTTTTGCACAGGGTAAACTTGAAATAGGAATAATTTATCCCGAAGCTCATCAACAGTAACATCAACTCTTGATTCCGTTCCAGTAAGAACATGTGTTGCTGTAACATATGATTCTCCTTCTGATATTCCTTCAAGCTGCAGCTTAGTATCAGGAGGCAGCGAAACGCCATAGTCTACACTGTTAATCACACCTCCATTTTTGTATTTCAGCGATATTTTGCTTTCATCACCCACGGACCATACTATTTTATCTAGAATTTTACTCCACTTGCATTGGACATAGTTCAGATTTATATCATAATTTAATAATATATTCCTGTTAAGGTCCAGTATTTCTTCACTTGTCATATTAGAAAACTCTTCCGCACTAATGAAAAAGCTTTCTCTGTTTTTTCCATCAATAGCTATTTTAAAAGCTTCTGAATTATAAACATACAGAATATATGAATCATAGGAGCTGCTTTCGTCGAGCTCATTTCTTGCCTTAAGCGATACGGTATAGGTATCATATAGCCTCGCACTGTCAACAGCTCTTATGCTTATATTTAACTCTTTCCCGGAATCATCAGCATTATCCGTATAAAATACTGGAGTCATTTCATCGTTTCTCGTTACAGAAAGATAAGCTTCTGTTGAAGGGTTTTTATTTTCAATATCAAATTTTATACTTAAATTTTGATCGTCCGTAACATAAAAATTATCCGGCTTGCTTAAAACTGCTCTTGCAGGGAGACTTTTCACGCGAATGTTAGCTGCAGCTGAGAACAATATGCCTGTTTTCAAATCCCTTGCTGATATTTCAAGTATGTAGCTGTACTTATCCCTTGAGGATATTTCTGAAAGATACTGCTTATCCACGGTATAGCAAAAAACAGATTCAGCATCAGTCAAGCTCGAAATATTGTGAAATACATGATTTCCCTTGCTAAGCTCATCTCCGTCATACACTGCCTCGTACAGATCATAAAAATATTCAGTTGCCGTTTCTGTTTCACCAAGTTCATCGTTCCTTGACATTATGTTGGTAGAATAATAAATCCTTACATCATTCCCTTTTATCGCTTCAATATTTTTTGACCATCCACTAATATTTAAAAATGCTGAATTTGTATCAACAACTTCCAAAATATCAGTGTATATAGTAAACTGTTTGCCTGGCAGCCCCGCATTCATGGCAGTCAAGCCGAATTTTACGCTTCCTGCCTTCCCTGTAAGGGAAATTGCTCCGGATGTGGTAATAGAAGCAATTGTATCATCGCTGCTTGACCACTTAAAATCCTCCGGCTTCTGCCATGTAGCATCATTTTTTATATTGCAGCCTAATGAAATTGCATCTTCACTGCCGGAAGATATTTTATTTCCATCAGGCCAGCCAGTGTATATAATCTCAAAATCGGTTTCATCATCAATATAAACAATATGAGGTACAGTGTACTTCTTTGACAGTGAATACAGCATAATAAACTCATTTGCTGCGTTTTCGTCAAAGTATATCTCAGCGACATATTCTATATCAGTACTGGAAATGTTAGCAGGAGCTTCAAATTCACCTCTGAATTCTGACACGAAGGCATCTTCTTTTATGCTATAAAAAGGAACGTCAATTGCATTTCCGTCACTCCCTACAACTCTTGCCTTAATTATATCTATCAGCCCATCCTCCTGCCTGTGTTCATTGAGAAAAAAAACCATTTCTTTATTTTTCTTTACGGATATTTTTATCTCAGCATGTGCATTTATATTGCCTGTCTGATTTATATCTATGGATGTTTCCGAGCAGTATGAAAACAGCTCTCCCAAACTGTATGGCTTAAGAGATACAGTTGTGATTTCATAAATGTTTGATTCACTGTCCTCTTGTTCTTTTCCTGAAACATCAGTGGAGCCGTATATTTCTGCTATAACTATAGTTCCTTCAAAATCATCGCCCATATTATATAAAAAACTTACAGTTTCCGAAACTGTACCGTTATCTTCCTCAGGGTACAATAATACACCATTTGCTTTTATACTAATATTGTCTGTCAAAATAGGTTCGTTATAAGTAACCGTAAGCGGTACCTTCT
Above is a window of Sedimentibacter sp. MB35-C1 DNA encoding:
- a CDS encoding S-layer homology domain-containing protein, giving the protein MKQVNRIISFILSMCIFISSLPVYAYSENDYESGGDQSYVPQSEYEASLNSLFNQINTRGIAVYSDVSESYSISPSDIDFDTRVTYEINNPIYADYETEKTAVIKFKLSNSSYKTVSFDYEVYPGSALESEHFNGAVTGSVIFEAGETEKHLNINIEKLVNNPESEIPLKSSAGEFWCGDRIFYICCSNIKNALFEEDSECMTVPVKIKNNFDFRQSYNRAKNVYMADISKIQNALVFPDIPGKYKNTGDDICITTGTAIAGDVRTMIDTGIFTHLNLMHGYFLNDEEAFGDVKFIMKRDYIWGSETALEKNIFVGGKDRINFELENVPILELGLGPEAEANGIIRSLGIAFDYSYLTDDIYTVFCDQDDNYLQNQMNFEDKVKPYPVRVGAPEGEFALGEKVPLTVTYNEPILTDNISIKANGVLLYPEEDNGTVSETVSFLYNMGDDFEGTIVIAEIYGSTDVSGKEQEDSESNIYEITTVSLKPYSLGELFSYCSETSIDINQTGNINAHAEIKISVKKNKEMVFFLNEHRQEDGLIDIIKARVVGSDGNAIDVPFYSIKEDAFVSEFRGEFEAPANISSTDIEYVAEIYFDENAANEFIMLYSLSKKYTVPHIVYIDDETDFEIIYTGWPDGNKISSGSEDAISLGCNIKNDATWQKPEDFKWSSSDDTIASITTSGAISLTGKAGSVKFGLTAMNAGLPGKQFTIYTDILEVVDTNSAFLNISGWSKNIEAIKGNDVRIYYSTNIMSRNDELGETETATEYFYDLYEAVYDGDELSKGNHVFHNISSLTDAESVFCYTVDKQYLSEISSRDKYSYILEISARDLKTGILFSAAANIRVKSLPARAVLSKPDNFYVTDDQNLSIKFDIENKNPSTEAYLSVTRNDEMTPVFYTDNADDSGKELNISIRAVDSARLYDTYTVSLKARNELDESSSYDSYILYVYNSEAFKIAIDGKNRESFFISAEEFSNMTSEEILDLNRNILLNYDINLNYVQCKWSKILDKIVWSVGDESKISLKYKNGGVINSVDYGVSLPPDTKLQLEGISEGESYVTATHVLTGTESRVDVTVDELRDKLFLFQVYPVQKSQVSYRNGEGYLKTAYTDSSGRIAIYEESGIKGDVEFSPEQSELYDKYILRGDVLKAKQEESNYNGLYVQNNIMFNRSERVVMFNVYVSNYNKDDGYSGDILIKGGVYRNGIYCPNAKINGKDGREEQLVNAPDSICTLNLDPSEFINEIETDPITPDDKIEYVFEINIPEGSCSPVFMKIGSERAYSYKYNGVIFGDIVLLRNNYDSRIENGFNILSQRVVIEGNEQVVPNNVIIEDELKEISLNTEIMYKGDFDSSYEVKFEDKTDNGKKYLTNTEVESHEFSDTVLIKSEFDLQQYATNLEKGEEGILGMQITVKSKSGLDIINLPTNYKVNQFSGIVGLDTLEAGELKEISSEVINSTKGPSLLGSGGKSSYIGVNLDFLSEYSTESKTARLEIMPTDNPLVLRGVIKISVGDLSKYVKSGVYSKDEGASLQYNYMPAYSDFWNNHMWDSKIFMEIYKGGYGSNKKMYGGGAYLDCEIIYDIDDHEWKIVILKSFIHIGGAYHYKHVYNTWIGLVPVTAEFLAGGEGMVGLKTILSEDRSDRIYITELQPSIYIRGFGGIGRDYDVVSLKAGPYGKTELDQRYLWLNSEKKNSNGQRITVKGEVGIEYEIKLIIATIDGSFEIGEVNKTWTYNDYNNINRIYNSSYSSAGLNKLFRSSDVPSLASTPSQDESATFEGRGYLKNDRQWNVQNTMARGVSAEDITAMQTNAYPYSNPVVTSDGELMVYISDMNSEDIKDMSVCFSKKSGGLFPEGDEIDSSGYADTDADVDGTADGAAAAWTRVINDEVYSEGSEASASDIQEMMAGTEIMGAIYDGSGFTTTRLTNNSVPDMSPAVASNGVNAIVAWRSLYAGDISNPLDFDGRNNIMYRIFDGSNWSEEKCLFDGSVDNVVGISAKMLSDGISAITYEVKIKETENTEIYCAVIDETGNIVNNIRITNNDHRDESPRITSAIFPDGKERFIVGWNPRHADEPEERSTIRMASVDGKGRAYVQFESEIEASDTADYSSFKFTDGAERLEDLSVVWVQPDFDSEEYNYSLWGRKFIEDDEGSITISPEVKLLELDKSNIVDFFDSYVDSSGKINFTLQITDYGTKNESSKLAYASAAYSNKLTVNEIYYSNKEILPGTKMPIMFRLYNRGIEPVEGISINLGGDVYESREYNYIMPGEYKDINFIYSVPETIENPDYTIKAEYSSTSDIISGTIKMDVPDVEIYGIDIEKEFERERLLSVFLHNDTFSELTEGRHVIKLNAYDTPDFSRMPIASLTISDSESFDIINGGLLKKNIMLDEDSLMGILKDGEIPDEGVRIFFDAVLEEDGKIIEDADATNNYDYVTIRSLIEKNTEKVSLTSMMNSENGHTRIYVEALNNSFKKISGGNIIVKLKDADEKIIASKQLYDSGAGELSIEGESIYIASFDFSQQGASFDAVYTNDNSGEGEDSGNGSQDKAKDKDQEYPVEYINPFKDVMETDWYYEAIKFVVENGLMIGTETNMFGPGMPVSRGMLATVLYRMEGKPAVGNSSFIDIEKGEYYTDAVAWAHESKIVNGINEIRFGPNEGITREQFASMLYRYAMYKKYSIGISADLSKYSDSSAISEYAVSAIQWAVGNGIIKGREDALLAPMEGTTRAEMAEMLRRFMALYK
- the ilvN gene encoding acetolactate synthase small subunit, which codes for MNNEKVILSILVENYSGTLSKVAGLFTRRGYNIDSLNVAETQDSGISRITVAVTGDSYIIEQITKQLHKLINVIKITNLSKEDSVQRELMMVKVNSGTKRGEIIQIVDIFRASIIDVSKKTMIISISGDEEKNNAFFELLKPYGILEMTRTGPTALERG